Part of the Triticum aestivum cultivar Chinese Spring chromosome 4D, IWGSC CS RefSeq v2.1, whole genome shotgun sequence genome is shown below.
cttctaggtgttgcactagtggttgcttcattttatAGTGCAACCACCGGTGCAGCGTCTGAGAGCTAGgggccacactatacagtgcagcgcctagctcttaggctctgcacaatgacttagcaatttttaggcagtATGAGGTGCAACGCTGGTCagacgtgtagcgcctatctgtgaggcgttgcacagtgtagtgtggcgccttcgtgtcgggcgtcacacaaaaaggtcagccgcgtgaaatagttccacggacagttcattctgtgatttgattttgtccacaggtcaaatttgtcaaatttgcctcgCGCCATCACCTCCATATCTTTTCCGAATGCATATCTCGGCCACCGGCCACCCCCTGCTCGAATTGGCAACTACGCGGTTGCGCCGGATTGGCCCCGGGGCCAAgttgcagctagctagctagctagcgtcCAATGGAGGCCCCATGACCGTGTCGTGCACGCCCCCTGTACGTTCGTTAGCCCACGCTCATGATGATTGGCGTGCATTATTGATACGCAAGCCACCGGGCAACGTCGACGGCCACGGCAACGGCAACGGCGACGACGATATTATATTTAAACATGTGCCTCACGCACGCACCAACAGTTGCCACACTATAGAGCTAGCCAGAGAGACCGACCATGGCGGACGGAGGCGTGTGGGTGTTCCGGAAGGACGGGGTGATGGAGCTGGAGAGCGCGGCCGGGTCGACGTCGAGCCGGAGCGGGCCGGGGAACAAGGCGCTGGTGTACGTGCCGGCGAACGAGACGATGCGGTCGCTGCAGGCGCTGGAGCAGCGCCTCGGCGCGCACGGCTGGGAGCGCTACTACGAGAACCGCGAAGACGGCAGCCTCGACCTCATCTCGCTCCCGCGGAACTTTGCGCAGCTCCGCTCCACCCACATGTACGACGTCGTCGTCAAGAACCGAGGCCACTTCAAGGTCGTCGACCTCTAACATCTGCTAGtagtctagtactccctccgtttctaaatacttgtctttctagacatttcaaatgaatatcacatacggatgtatgtagacatattttagagtgtagattcactcattttactccgtatgtagttacttgttgaaatgcctagaaagacaagtatttaggaacggagggagtagtatactcACGTACGCACCCACTGCTTTCCCGGTCAGTTAAGCTTGCAACCTTAAGCTCTGTGTGTATGTTAATTCACTATACGTCTGGTATATCGTTGTGAGTATACTAATAATATATTTCTTGTATGTGTATGGTATTTTCCGAGTTCGTGCCCGTCTCAAGTACTAGAGGTGACAAGCTATACTCGTGTTATTTTAAAAGAGACAAGCTACTCGTTTTGATTGAATCTCGATCGTTTTTTGCATGCTTGCTTATGTTAATTAAACGAGCAATGCTAGACATACATAAAATTTCTACGTAATTCATGTTACGGGCTGATGTGGAAAAACTTAATTGGCCCATGAGTGCCAGCTGGGCCCCACCCTGGTTGAAATCAGGGGCTGAGGAGAGAGTTTAGGAAAGGTTTCGTAATCGTTCGTACAGATTGTTTCATAGATGTTGGATTATTGTAATTTGTTTGGGGGCCCACTCCGCTTCGGCCTCCTCCGTCTCTATCTCCGTGTCGAGTTCGGCGAAGGATGCATCGCACGCCGCCTACTTCTGTCGGAGGAACTATCGGTTGGCCTTCACTGGACTTACCGTCAGCGGCTGCGACGGATTTCACGGGCAATACAATAGAAGTCGACCAGCGCCTCCTCGGCCATGTCCACACCTGGCACTATGGCCGTGCCGGCAGCGAGTTGCTCTTCTGCACATCGGTGCTCGTCGAAGAGGCAGAGATTGTAGGCCTGGTTGGCATGTGCCTGTCGGAATATGGCCTACCGCTCCTCCAGCACCATTGTCCATGTGGTGGGCACAGGCCTCGCCGATGATGATACCACCATGCACTGATGAGAAGGGCGGCGTCGGCTCGTCCTCGGCCACGTCCTCAATTGGGACGTCCGTAGTGTCGGCCTCTGTCGGCCTGCCGACCTGCCAGCCGACTGCAATGGCGGCGATCTCCTTTTTCTGCTCGGATGATATGCTGTCCCAAACGGCTTTGGAGCTCGAGGAGGCCATGGTATTGCGGAGAGAAGGAAGGGAGGGGAGGATGATGGATGCGGCTATGGTCGGGCCTACGGTTTATATAGCGGGAAGATGGGAGGGCAACCGGTGACGTAATTAATGGCGGGCGGCAGACAGACGGATGAATGGGTGGCACCGGCTTGCCGTTCCTCGGCAATCGCACGCATGTTAAATGTATGCAGGTGGACGGACGGGTTCTCGTTTGAACATGGGGCAACTGCATGCACCGAAAAACGACGCGGGCGATGCTCCCAATCGTCGCGATGTTTCAATGCCTGAGCGCTTTGAGAGGTCGCGTCGCTCTGAGCCGCCATTAATACGGCACTCGTGCTCCAGAGTGGTGCTGCTGACCTTTTCCGACGGGAACACGCGCGGGCGTGGGTGATTTTTTTTTAATTAGTCAGGGCAGTCAAAAATGAACGTGACAGTGATTCGACGGAACTGCGTTGGATGACAAAACACATTTAAATCGTGCGGTCCGGACGGTACGAGAGTCGGCGAAATGCCTTAAGAATAGCATTGCTCCGGAGCAATGATGTGGTTGTCGACTCGTCGGCTTGTGGCGGAAGTTGGCACATAATTTGTACCGCGCTGCTCGAATTGGAAACTACAACGTTGCCCGGATTGGGCCCGGGCAAAGTTGCAGCTAGCTACTGTAGCTAGCTAGCTCTGGCGTCCACGTGAAGCCCTTCGGCCTCCTGTGCATACGCTGGCCCACGTTACTTACTGCGTTGCATTATTGGTACGTGCTCCGCCGTGCAACGGCAATGGTGACGACGGCGATTCTATATTTAGCCATGTGCCTCACGCAAGCACGCACGCACTCATCTGCAGGAGCCGCATGCGACGACGCTAGAGCTAGCCAGAAAGAGCGGTGCCACATCGATGGCGGCGGGCGGCGTGTGGGTGTTCCGGAAGGACGGGGTGATGGAGCTGGAGCGGGAGGCGTCGAGCCGGAAGGCGCTGGTGTACGTGCCGGCGAACGAGACGATGCGCTCCCTGCGGGCGCTGGAGCGGCGGCTGGGGTCGCTGGGATGGGAGCGCTACTACGAGGACCGCGCCGTCGTGCAGCTCCACCGCCGCGACGGCAGCCTCGACCTCATCTCGCTCCCGCGAGACTTCGCGCGGTTCCGCTCCGTCCACATGTACGACGTCGTCGTCAAGAACCGAGGCCACTTCAAGGTCGTCGACCTCTAAGCGTGCGTCTCGCTCTCGCCGGCCAGTCAAGCTTGCAAGGTGTGTGTTAAACACTGTACTACGTGTGATCGATCATTAGACATTTGCGTCTGTGTGTCATTTGTTGTACGTGTGATTGATCGTTGTGCGTGTGACACAAATGTATGCCTTGTACTGTTTGGCGTTTCCGTGTTCGTACGCCTAAGCTAATCGTGTGGCTTATGTGTGTCCCGTTTTTGTCTTTTCGCTAGCCACCGAATTAAGATTCCAGGATTGCCAGTGTGTGCTACTCCTATTGATTGGAGCTCCGTAAGAGTAGTACTAATATTATTCGTGCTCATAACAAGTTACACTGATTTTGACCTAATATCCAAGAAAATACAATGAAATCTCTTGTGGTATCAATCTCTGCTCAAAGGAATACTCCAAAGATTTTGATAAAGAGGCTATAATTGGATTGGAGCAACAatgttgtcactctttcacccGCACGAGCATTACCAATAATGGTTTTTGGAAGCGCCTTGAGTCGCCCATCCAAAAAGATGGGAAGCATGGATCGATGAACGTACTTGGGCCGGGGATGATCCTCTAGAAGTGCAGGCCGTCGAATCACTATATGTTCACCATGGTGTCGATGAAAAATTCCACCTCCAGAAAGAATCAGACCAACATAAAAAGCTTGACACAACAATATAAAATCATCAAATCCGAATAGTCGGATCTGCGAGGACAGAAAACTCTCTAACCTCATGGCACCGCCAAAAGAACGAGGAAAAATTTATTCTCACAAAATTATGATGATCACTAGACATCAACGAAGAACATAGATGTCTTGAAGATTTGAGGCTCCCCCACCTCTCAGCGCCAAGATGGCAGCCGGAGGCGAGGGGACCAAATTTCGCAGATGGTGGCGGCTATCAAAGGCTAAATTGAAGCATAAATCAGGTTGGGAAGGACTTACCGCCGTCGATGAAGTGGTGATGAAGCGCTAGGGATAGTCGTCGCCGGTGATCGTTGTCCAGATCTTCCCGCTGACGATGGTCGCCGCTCTACCGGTGCAAGTGTGTGACAGTGTAGGCAGGGGGAGTGCTTGTATCCCTTTTCTTCCCCTCCAAGTCTCTGTTTTAAACATCCGTCATTTGGGCTTTTGGAATGAAAATTTCAGCCCCAACCAATTTTAAAAAACTATTTATTGTGCGCGCTATGATATGCCGAGTCACAAAATCGCTTAGCTAGCCTTGGCTTAAATTCGGCTAATTTTCATCCGAGCTGCTAAAAAAGGCA
Proteins encoded:
- the LOC123100390 gene encoding flowering-promoting factor 1-like protein 5, yielding MADGGVWVFRKDGVMELESAAGSTSSRSGPGNKALVYVPANETMRSLQALEQRLGAHGWERYYENREDGSLDLISLPRNFAQLRSTHMYDVVVKNRGHFKVVDL
- the LOC123100391 gene encoding flowering-promoting factor 1-like protein 5; this encodes MAAGGVWVFRKDGVMELEREASSRKALVYVPANETMRSLRALERRLGSLGWERYYEDRAVVQLHRRDGSLDLISLPRDFARFRSVHMYDVVVKNRGHFKVVDL